One Heptranchias perlo isolate sHepPer1 chromosome 5, sHepPer1.hap1, whole genome shotgun sequence DNA window includes the following coding sequences:
- the LOC137321366 gene encoding peptidyl-prolyl cis-trans isomerase FKBP1B isoform X3, producing the protein MLQNGKKFDSSRDRNKPFKFKIGRQEVIKGWEEGVAQMSLGQRAKLTCTPDMAYGATGHPGVIPGNATLIFDVELLKLE; encoded by the exons ATGCTGCAGAATGGAAAGAAGTTTGATTCTTCCAGAGACAGGAACAAGCCTTTCAAGTTCAAGATTGGCAGACAGGAAGTAATTAAAGGCTGGGAAGAAGGTGTGGCACAG ATGAGTTTGGGGCAAAGGGCAAAACTGACTTGTACCCCTGACATGGCATACGGTGCAACAGGCCATCCCGGAGTCATCCCAGGCAATGCTACCCTTATCTTTGATGTAGAGCTGCTGAAGTTGGAGTGA